In Felis catus isolate Fca126 chromosome B1, F.catus_Fca126_mat1.0, whole genome shotgun sequence, the sequence TCCTTGGGGGCCAGGACCCCTCACCCCCTGGTGCACACGGCCCCAGAGAGACCAGGAGAAAGGGCTCCTGGTCCACGTCTGCCCTCTCTGGTTGCGCCCAGCCCCACCGGGTAAGGCCCCTGTGCCCCCACACACAGGACCACCCCGGGGTGCGGGGCGGCTGACGCACACGGCTGTGGAGGGCCCGgccctgctcccccccaccccgcgtcACCCCATCACACCAGATGCCTAAGCCTCCGGCCCAGGCCACGCCCCCGGCCAAAGCCCCACCCCTGGGCGACCTGGCtcagcctgcctctcctgcctcgCCTCCCAAACGGATTTCCCCTGAAGTCCCAGCGGTCTCAGTCGAGGAGGCCGGAGTCCGGAGCTAGGATGCCCGCGAGGGGcaggtgtggtggggaggggccgaATCTCTCCACCACTGGGGCCTCTGTCTGCTCTGGGCGGAGGGATGCCTGTCCAGCCTGGCCGTCGGGGGCAGCAGGCCTGAGCCCGGACGACGAGGGGCCCTGGCAGGAACAGACGCCAGTCACAGCCTTATTTGTCCTGCAGCAAGACTGGCCGGGGCgcctcgggggcgggggggacgatGGGGTGTCTGGTGACAGCTCCCTTAACAGGCACCTACTGCACACTTGTGTCTGTCACCTCGTTGGACCCTCTCCGTGTGCCCAGGGGAGGGACTGTTGTCCCCATCcatggaggaggaaactgaggctcagaaaggtgtAGTCACTGGCCTGAGGCGGCCCAGCTGGCGGGGCGGGGTGCCGCTCAGCCCCCAAAGCCTGGCCTTCCTCGCACTGTGGTGCGAGCTGGCAGGAACCCCAGCCAGAACTCCCAGCTCGGCCTCCACGGGGACCTGGGTCCTCCCGGCTCCCCTCAcggagctgcccccacccccccgccaacAGGGTGGTGAGCAAGGGCGGAGATGGGGGTGCCAGGGCAGGGCGTGCAGGCGTGAGATGGGGTCCCTGGAGCTCTGCCACCAAAGGGGGGGgacggcagggggtgggggccccaggctcagagccaggacTCACTAGCCCAGAAAGCCCTCACTTGGACACAGGGAGCCACTGCCTGAGCCCGCGTGACCACCGAGGCCCTCACTGTGGTCGCGAGTGGACAGAGGAGCATGCACACGCACCACACAGACCACACCCGTGTGCATGACACATCGCACACAAACATCACACCACACACGACGCATGCGTGcgcgtgaacacacacacacgtgcacacgctcCACACCAGACGTGCAAACgccatgcacacacacgcatgcaaaTGTACGCAGCACACTTACCACACATGCACACGGGCTGCACGTGCACGACACACACACGTgcaaatgcatgcacacacacacacacacacacacacggctgtCGGGAGCCGCCTTTCCTTTTTCGGGTCTCTGGTGCGTTCAGACTTGAGGCCACTACAAGGCGAGGCCTCATGCTGCTCCCTGTGACCCACAGGCCCCCAGATCTCAGAGACAGGGGCCCCGCCAGGAGGGCCGGGGCGCGAGGTGGAGAGGACGGGCAGACGGAAAAGAACGAgaccataagaaaagaaaattttatttccagtctAAGGATGTATTACAAACAGCGTCAGACTTCAAAAATGTAAGAGCGACCAACGTCTTCAGCCGACGGTGAAGGTACAAAGCCACGTATTTACAGGTGAGCTGTTTGCCCCCCGATGGGGGTGACTCCGGACAGCGCGGGACGGCGCCAACCGGAGCCCGGAGCCGCACAGGCCCCGCCTCTCGCAGGTGCACGAAGCCGCAGAGCGATGGACAAACCAGGCAACGCAGCCGCACCCCATGCAGGCGAGCAGACAGACGCGGAGGGCGCCCACGTGCCCTCCGGATGCCAAGGACGGGCCCCGGAGGCCCGAGCTCCAGCCTCGAACTCAGccagggggtggcgggggaggacGGTGCAGCTTCTAGAGCTTCCACAGGGGCCCCCTGGCAAGCTGGCCCTGCCGGGCTAGCTGGTGGAAGGGACATCGCCACCCCGCCCCCCTGCTCCAGGGGCTGCGGCCGCGCCCCCCGGCCCAGCCCTCACCCCGGAGGCTGCGGCTTCAGGGAAAGGCTGGCGGGTGAGCCGTGGACACCCAGACCCTACGAGCCCCTGTacctcctgagcctcagtttcctcccctggtGGACGGGCCAGCAGTGGTGCTGCCttgcagaggaggggcggggcggggcagatCGGTAAAGCTCTCGTACGCACGACGTGCCGTGCTCCTGGCCCGACAACCGGGGGTCTGCGGCGGCTGCAGGGGGACCTAACTTTTGTCGGGCGGGGTGACTGTGCACTGGAGGGGACGGACCTGAGGTGTGAGAGTGGCCGTCCAGCAGGCAGGCAGTGGCACAGGCCAGCGAGGGGCGCCCCCAGCCTTGCTCACCCCGAGGGCACGGCTTGAGCCACCTAGGACACAGCACCCTCCTGTGCCCCCAGCACCTGATCCTCGGGCTCTGGGACTCTGCCAGCCCCCGGCCTGCCCTGCTTTTCCAGAACGTACTTCCGGCCGCATCCCGGTCAGTCCCGTGGGCCCCCCCTGCAGGCCTCACGCCCAGAGAGGAGGAGGCTCCGGGGTGGCCGCCGCTGTGCCCTCCCCACCGCGCCACACAGCGGCTGGCTCTGCCAGCAGCACAaaggcgccccctcccctcctgtcgGGAGAGACGAACCAGCCCCCCGCAGCAGCGGGCCTGGGCCACGGCTCTCAGGGAGGGGGGTTTACCTTGAGTCCTCCACAGACGGGACAAGTGGAAAAGAAAGCCGGAGGAAGCCCCGCGTGGGGACTGCCTGCTTCCCAGGCCCCGCCGGGGGCCTCGCTGCCCGGGGCCTCCGCCGCCTGTCCCCGCCGCCTCGCGCCCAGCCAGCCGGAGGGACACCCCGCGGACGCCTGGCCACCCAAGTCCCCGGCCCCTCCGTCGTCGGGGCTGCCTTGTGCGGTGGCGGTCTGGTCCCTGGCGTCCCGGCACAGGCTGCGTGGCGTGTCATAATGTGGCCGCAGGGCAGCGGGCACTTGGTACTCGGCCGTCCCCGGCGGGCAGGCGCACAGGCTGGGGTCGGGCACCCCGGCCGCGGGCGGCAGGCTGAGCGAGGACCCGAACTCGTCGCCCGTGCGCCACACGTCCAGGCTGCTGCCCGCGCAGGACGAGAAGCTGCCCGAGTAGGAGGAGTGGCTGCCCGTGGCGATGCCGCTGTCCGACGAGCTCTGGCGGCCGACCTCCTGCAGCTGCCGCGGCCGCAGGGGCTTGGGTGGCGGCCTCGAGGCGCCCGGCGCGGCCTCcccgggggcctgggtggccGCCGGCCCCGGGCCCTCCTGCGACGTGCCGGCCGAGGACGAGGACTGCTCGGGCCACGCCGTGAGCCGGCTGCCGGCACTGACGTCCGAGTGGCTGGCCTCCGAGGACGAGCTGGACAGGCTGCGGTCGTCCCCTGAGAcagagggcaggggcggggctgtCGAGGCTGCTCCGGGGCTCGGGCAGACTcagggggcgggggctgggggcgaCGGCAGGCAGCACCCCCTCTCCGGGCTCCCCCTCTGCCCGGAGGCTCACGCGGGTCAGGCCGCTGCCCGACAACAGGCCCCTCACCTCCTCCGGCCCCCTCTACAACCTGTGCCCTCCTCCCGCCCCCTTGGCCACCACCCTCCGGGAACCGACACGAGCCGCCGTAAGGTCGCTGCTCGGTACAGACTGAGACTGCCTCCGGGGGCAGGCCTGGACGGGAAGGGGAGGCCCCGGTCCTCCCGGTGCCCGGCATGGGACTGGCAGCAGTCAGAGAGGACAGacgggctccccacccccacccccacccccacccccacccccaggcaggcCCCTGGCCGGCCGCCAGCCCCTTCTGTCGGTTTTTCCGAAAACCAAGAGTCGCCGGGAGCTGAGAAGGGGCCCTTCTGTCTCAGCACGAATGGTAAAGCTGAGGCAGGAGAGGCCACGGCCTCGTCAGGCCACGTGGCTGGTGGCCGGCAGGGATTCAGACCCAGCTCTCACCGGCTCTCAGGCAGCACCACGCCTCTGCTCAGGGCCCAGGCTGGCAGGTGGTGTGTGTGGCATCACAAGCAAGGAACAAATGAGTGAGCACAgcagaaggaatgaatgaacgaatgagcaCAGGGAAGGAACAAACAGGAGCCCAGAGGCCGACCCCTTCCCCGCGGCAGGTGCGGCCCACCTACCTCCGCTCCCCGGCCGGACCACATGGGAGAGGAGGCTGAGCCGCTTCTCCAGCTTCAGGGCCTCCAGGGCCTCCTGGGCCACTCGCTCCTCCGCGGTGGGGGTCCCCCCAGGGCTCGGGTCTGCGGCAGAGGGAGAGTCAGCAGGGACGCGGCTTCAGCCCCATCCCCACGGGACCCCCAGCCGCAGGCCGCACGCTGTCCAGGACCTCACGGGGGACCAGCACTGCCGGGGCCACGCTTGTGCTGATTCTGCCCCAAGGCCACAGCAGGGCCACAGGTGACCCCCAGGAGTCCGAGCTTCTCCCTATACCTACTCGCCAGCTACTGAACACCAGGCTCAGGGCACCCGACCTGCCCCCTCCAGGCCCCCCGGCCACCAGCCTGTGTCCCGTGCCCGGAGCGGGCAGGCCCCTACAGGGGGCGTGGGTCCTGGCAACGCCCGGGGCGGGGACGCCCGCGTGTCCTCCTGACCACTCCCTGTCTGGCAGCCATTGGGGCAGCAAGACACTGGCATCAGACGGGCTCCCCGAGCCCCTCGTccacatctgcaaagtgggaCCGGGCCACGAACGCGCAGGGTATACTCAGGGTGGGGCggaccctgccctcccctcccgaCTGTCAGCATGAGGAGGCCAGCCTCCCTGGGCCTTGGTGTCCACGTGGCTCCGACCGAGCAGGGTCAAGGCAAGGGGACCCCGGACAGCCCGGGGCCTGAGCTGCGGACACAGTGGAGACTGCATGTCAGGAGAGCCTGGTGATCGCGGGGCCTAGACAAAACTCCAGCCAGACGCACAGGGCAGACCCCACTGGTCCGTCCACACCGCCCGTCCACACTGTCCTGTGCACACCCTGCTGTCCACACTGCCCATCCACACTGTCCTGTCTACACCATCCTGTCCACACCGCCCGTCCACACCTCGCTGTCCACGCCGCCCGTCCGCACTGTCCTGTCTACACTATCCTGTCCACACCGCCCGTCCACACCTCGCTGTCCACGCCGCCCGTCCGCACTGTCCTGTCTACACTATCCTGTCCACACCGCCCGTCCACACCTCGCTGTCCACGCCGCCCGTCCGCACTGTCCTGTCTACACTATCCTGTCCACACCGCCCGTCCACACCTCGCTGTCCACGCCGCCCGTCCGCACTGTCCTGTCTACACTATCCTGTCCACACCGCCCGTCCACACCTCGCTGTCCACGCCGCCCGTCCGCACTGTCCTGTCTACACTATCCTGTCCACACCGCCCGTCCACACCTCGCTGTCCACGCCGCCCGTCCGCACTGTCCTGTCTACGCTATCCTGTCCACACCCGCCCATCCACATCCATCGTCTCCGCCACACCTGTGGTTGCAAGGCAGGAGGGTGCCAGCAGAGGGCGCCACTACACCATCCAGCGGAGCCCAGACTGTGGAGGTTCAGGCCACAGGAGCTACCCCCTGGG encodes:
- the DOK7 gene encoding protein Dok-7 isoform X2 codes for the protein MTEAALVEGQWKTRWLVLRKPSPVADCLLMLAYKDKSERAKGLRERSSLMLEDICGLEPGLPYEGLAHTLAIICLSQAVMLGFDSREAMCAWDARIRYALGEVHRFHVTVAPGTKLESGPATLHLCNDVLVVARDIPPAVAGQWKLSDLRRYGAVPSGFIFEGGTRCGYWAGVFFLSSAEGEQISFLFDCIVRGISPTKGPFGLRPLLPDPSPGGTPTAEERVAQEALEALKLEKRLSLLSHVVRPGSGGDDRSLSSSSSEASHSDVSAGSRLTAWPEQSSSSAGTSQEGPGPAATQAPGEAAPGASRPPPKPLRPRQLQEVGRQSSSDSGIATGSHSSYSGSFSSCAGSSLDVWRTGDEFGSSLSLPPAAGVPDPSLCACPPGTAEYQVPAALRPHYDTPRSLCRDARDQTATAQGSPDDGGAGDLGGQASAGCPSGWLGARRRGQAAEAPGSEAPGGAWEAGSPHAGLPPAFFSTCPVCGGLKVNPPP
- the DOK7 gene encoding protein Dok-7 isoform X1 — protein: MTEAALVEGQVKLRDGKKWKTRWLVLRKPSPVADCLLMLAYKDKSERAKGLRERSSLMLEDICGLEPGLPYEGLAHTLAIICLSQAVMLGFDSREAMCAWDARIRYALGEVHRFHVTVAPGTKLESGPATLHLCNDVLVVARDIPPAVAGQWKLSDLRRYGAVPSGFIFEGGTRCGYWAGVFFLSSAEGEQISFLFDCIVRGISPTKGPFGLRPLLPDPSPGGTPTAEERVAQEALEALKLEKRLSLLSHVVRPGSGGDDRSLSSSSSEASHSDVSAGSRLTAWPEQSSSSAGTSQEGPGPAATQAPGEAAPGASRPPPKPLRPRQLQEVGRQSSSDSGIATGSHSSYSGSFSSCAGSSLDVWRTGDEFGSSLSLPPAAGVPDPSLCACPPGTAEYQVPAALRPHYDTPRSLCRDARDQTATAQGSPDDGGAGDLGGQASAGCPSGWLGARRRGQAAEAPGSEAPGGAWEAGSPHAGLPPAFFSTCPVCGGLKVNPPP